In Cydia pomonella isolate Wapato2018A chromosome 1, ilCydPomo1, whole genome shotgun sequence, one genomic interval encodes:
- the LOC133515633 gene encoding uncharacterized protein LOC133515633 isoform X2: MYFSPIKNIIQMSLYENMSPLLKYFYLLQQTLRDSLEFINGIGSGFGNNNPSTKWASRTMAILHGRFGIFLLINLGLIIFTILDCSRYRTSVTSSEIEPTRNLDTSPEASSKAEEGSDERTSSEPSEPMPKIPRPGLSQSFRSMKDMLFGRSVSMNSLDNRNKNRVNFMAEESTSNPIHPPHSFENLIAEQQRRLRGATVDTAGRRGSMQAARSLPHLSTTNVQETSRGGRSIAGQLPGQMPWAYIAGAPANRMRDQLPPDEDLPPVPLPDYTALQSHRKASVHRAASSLSSLTQKKDYTNSKSSHPGSAQVDVLY; the protein is encoded by the exons ATGTATTTTTCACCGATCAAAAACATAATTCAAATGAGCCTTTATGAGAATATGTCGCctctattaaaatatttttatttgttgcaACAGACTTTGAGGGATTCATTAGAATTCATAAATGGAATAGGCAGCGGTTTCGGCAACAATAATCCCAGCACAAAATGGGCGTCGAGGACTATGGCTATCCTTCATGGACGTTTCGGCATCTTCCTACTCATCAATTTAGGgctcattatttttacaatattgGATTGCTCTCGGTACCGGACATCAGTCACGTCTTCA GAGATAGAGCCAACTCGTAACTTGGACACGAGCCCGGAGGCGAGCAGTAAGGCTGAGGAAGGCAGCGACGAGCGCACTTCGAGCGAGCCCAGCGAACCGATGCCGAAAATCCCGCGCCCTGGCCTCAGTCAGTCTTTCCGGTCTATGAAGGACATGCTATTCGGTAGATCGGTTTCAATGAATTCTTTAGACAACAG GAACAAAAACCGTGTGAACTTCATGGCTGAGGAGTCTACGTCCAATCCGATCCATCCCCCGCACAGCTTCGAGAACCTCATCGCGGAGCAGCAGCGGCGCCTGCGCGGGGCCACGGTCGACACCGCCGGCCGTCGCGGTTCTATGCAAGCTGCGCGCAGTCTTCCGCACCTGAGTACCACCAATGTACAAGAAACGTCCCGCGG CGGGCGCAGCATAGCCGGGCAACTGCCGGGCCAGATGCCGTGGGCGTATATCGCAGGAGCCCCGGCCAACCGCATGAGAGACCAGCTGCCTCCGGACGAGGACCTCCCCCCTGTCCCACTCCCGGACTACACTGCGTTGCAATCTCACAGGAAAGCAT CCGTGCATCGAGCAGCATCGAGTCTAAGTTCATTGACACAAAAGAAGGACTACACTAACTCCAAATCCTCTCATC CGGGGTCAGCACAAGTTGATGTGTTGTACTAG
- the LOC133515633 gene encoding uncharacterized protein LOC133515633 isoform X1 gives MLYFHNPSSCGTDINIGASLEDVANEAYVYIASMPVVTARAFIFSCIGIGLSVLWAAASIVLIKGGWRKHHSNHVHWPWVAVSFLVALEDIVGILCYINDSFHTEEIEPTRNLDTSPEASSKAEEGSDERTSSEPSEPMPKIPRPGLSQSFRSMKDMLFGRSVSMNSLDNRNKNRVNFMAEESTSNPIHPPHSFENLIAEQQRRLRGATVDTAGRRGSMQAARSLPHLSTTNVQETSRGGRSIAGQLPGQMPWAYIAGAPANRMRDQLPPDEDLPPVPLPDYTALQSHRKASVHRAASSLSSLTQKKDYTNSKSSHPGSAQVDVLY, from the exons ATCCAAGTAGTTGTGGGACCGACATTAATATCGGGGCAAGCCTGGAGGATGTAGCGAACGAAGCCTACGTCTACATTGCCTCCATGCCTGTCGTCACTGCCAGAGCATTTATATTCAGCTGTATTGGCATCGGATTAAGCGTGCTTTGGGCGGCTGCAAGCATTGTACTAATCA AAGGAGGATGGAGAAAGCACCATTCGAACCACGTGCACTGGCCTTGGGTTGCAGTTTCTTTTCTAGTTGCCCTAGAGGATATAGTCGGCATATTATGCTATATCAATGATTCCTTCCATACAGAA GAGATAGAGCCAACTCGTAACTTGGACACGAGCCCGGAGGCGAGCAGTAAGGCTGAGGAAGGCAGCGACGAGCGCACTTCGAGCGAGCCCAGCGAACCGATGCCGAAAATCCCGCGCCCTGGCCTCAGTCAGTCTTTCCGGTCTATGAAGGACATGCTATTCGGTAGATCGGTTTCAATGAATTCTTTAGACAACAG GAACAAAAACCGTGTGAACTTCATGGCTGAGGAGTCTACGTCCAATCCGATCCATCCCCCGCACAGCTTCGAGAACCTCATCGCGGAGCAGCAGCGGCGCCTGCGCGGGGCCACGGTCGACACCGCCGGCCGTCGCGGTTCTATGCAAGCTGCGCGCAGTCTTCCGCACCTGAGTACCACCAATGTACAAGAAACGTCCCGCGG CGGGCGCAGCATAGCCGGGCAACTGCCGGGCCAGATGCCGTGGGCGTATATCGCAGGAGCCCCGGCCAACCGCATGAGAGACCAGCTGCCTCCGGACGAGGACCTCCCCCCTGTCCCACTCCCGGACTACACTGCGTTGCAATCTCACAGGAAAGCAT CCGTGCATCGAGCAGCATCGAGTCTAAGTTCATTGACACAAAAGAAGGACTACACTAACTCCAAATCCTCTCATC CGGGGTCAGCACAAGTTGATGTGTTGTACTAG